Proteins from a single region of Nerophis lumbriciformis linkage group LG36, RoL_Nlum_v2.1, whole genome shotgun sequence:
- the sox3 gene encoding transcription factor Sox-3, which yields MYSMMETELKSPLPPQPNSGPGGPGSKGGGGVSDQERVKRPMNAFMVWSRGQRRKMAQENPKMHNSEISKRLGADWKLLTDAEKRPFIDEAKRLRAMHMKEHPDYKYRPRRKTKTLLKKDKYSLPGGLLAPGGNAGPNPVQVGQRMDSYAHMNGWSNYSLMQEQLAYPQHHGMSGPQIQQMHRYEMAGLQYPMMSTAQTYMNAASTYSMSPAAYTQQAVAVSAAGGGGAGAGGGGGGGGGGPGHIMGLGSMCKTEPSSPPPAITSHCQRASLGDLRDMISMYLPPGGDSAEHSALQGSRLHSVHPHYQSAGTGVNGTLPLTHI from the coding sequence ATGTACAGCATGATGGAGACCGAGCTCAAGTCCCCTCTCCCGCCGCAGCCCAACTCGGGCCCCGGGGGCCCGGGCTCCAAGGGGGGCGGCGGCGTGAGCGACCAGGAGCGGGTCAAGCGGCCCATGAACGCCTTCATGGTGTGGTCCCGCGGCCAGCGGCGCAAGATGGCGCAGGAGAACCCCAAGATGCACAACTCGGAGATCAGCAAGCGGCTGGGCGCCGACTGGAAGCTGCTGACGGACGCCGAGAAGCGGCCCTTCATCGACGAGGCCAAGCGGCTGCGCGCCATGCACATGAAGGAGCACCCGGACTACAAGTACCGCCCGCGCCGGAAGACCAAGACCTTGCTGAAGAAGGACAAGTACTCGCTGCCGGGCGGGCTGCTGGCCCCCGGCGGCAACGCGGGGCCCAACCCGGTGCAGGTGGGCCAGAGGATGGACAGCTACGCGCACATGAACGGCTGGAGCAACTACTCGCTGATGCAGGAGCAGCTGGCCTACCCGCAGCATCACGGCATGAGCGGCCCCCAGATCCAGCAGATGCACCGCTACGAGATGGCCGGCCTCCAGTACCCCATGATGTCCACGGCGCAGACCTACATGAACGCGGCCTCCACGTACAGCATGTCCCCGGCGGCGTACACGCAGCAGGCCGTCGCCGTCAGCGCCGCGGGCGGTGGAGGCGCAGGGGCGggtggtggcggcggcggcggcggtggcGGCCCCGGGCACATTATGGGCCTGGGCTCCATGTGCAAGACCGAGCCCAGCTCGCCGCCGCCCGCCATCACGTCGCACTGCCAGCGGGCCAGCCTGGGGGACCTGAGGGACATGATCAGCATGTACCTGCCCCCCGGCGGGGACAGCGCGGAGCACTCGGCCCTGCAAGGGAGCCGGTTACACAGCGTGCACCCGCACTACCAGAGCGCGGGGACGGGCGTCAACGGGACCCTACCTCTCACCcacatctaa